CGGACGAATCAAGGTTGGAAAGTTGAATGTGGACTACAACAGAATCAGCACAGATCGGTATGGTATTCGTTCGATCCCCACACTGCTGTTTTTCCGCGGCGACCAGATAGTCGACCTCGTGATAGGTGCAGTACCAAAGTCGGAAATAGTGGAGAAGCTCAATGCGCTGCTTGAGAAGGAGAGAGTATGAATACAATGCAACTTACTTTCCCTCAGGTCGGAATCGCGGCTGCAAAGCCTATTGTGGAACAGGAGGCAGAACTGCTCCGCAGTGCCCGGGCTGGAGATACTGTGGCCTGTGAGAAGATTTTTGTAACTTTCTTGAAGACATCTAAGTCGATCGCCGGTCTCTTGCGTCAGCATCTTCCCAACCCCGAAGACCGTGAGGAAATGCTCCACGAAATCTACCTGCGACTTATCTCAAGCAACAATGTGTTTCGGGGAGAATCGAGACTAAGCACCTACATCTTTCGTGTTGCGCGGATTACGCTCTTTCAAAAATTTCGCCGTGAGAACACTATAAAAAGAGGCAGACTCTTTCGGATCATCTCCGATGATGCTCCTTCCGTTGCGGACGGAATTCAGTCCAGTCCGGAATACACATACCGGATGAAAGAGATTCGCGAAATTCTTTCAGATCTGATCGCAAGACTGCCGGAATCTTACGCTGAGGCTATATATCTCAGGGTGATGGAGGATCTAAGTTACGACGAGATTGGGATGAAACTGAGCCTGCCATCGAACATAGTGGCAACAAGAATATTCAAAGGAAAGAAGATCCTGATGGAACGTCTGGCGGAGATTGGAATTATTTCTAAATCATGACACGTGTAGAACTTGACTGATATTTCTTTAAAAAGGAGAACCCAATGAATAGCGAATCTAAAATGACCGGGGATGCAGGACGGCGCTATCGTTTCGAGCATCTATCACTCCCGATGGTGGTGAGGGACCTCTACTTCCGTAAAGTTGATCCGGGTCCGGGCGAGCGTGTACCGGAGTTCGATCTTCCGATCGTGGGTGGAGGCCGCTTCAAGTCAAGCGATCTTGCCGAGACCGGCCCGGCGTTGCTGATTTTCGGATCCAGCACCTGCCCGGTGACGGATAATGCCGCGCCAGGACTGAAGGAACTTTACCTCCGCTTTGGACCGCATGTCCGATTCGTAATGGTGAACGTACGTGAAGCGCATCCTGGGAAAGCATTTCCGCAACCGCGAACGATCGACGCGAAGATGAGGCACGCGGAGCGGCTTCGCAAGATCCACGGCTTCGAGTTTGAAGTGGCTGTGGATGATGTGGATGGCACTCTGCACCGCGCACTGGGGCCTAAGCCCAACTCCGCTTACGTTTTGGGAGTTGACGGCACGATTCTCTTTCGCGCGCATTGGGCCAATGACACGAAACCATTAGCCGCGGCCCTCGATGCAATAGTAGCCGGCAAATCGCCAGGTCGCTCGCAGAGCAACGGTCTGATCAAACCCATGCTGCGCATGCTTTGCAACATTGCACCCGCACTCTACCGAGCGGGCGACGGCTCATGGGGGGACATGTGGCGTGTGGCACCTCCACTTGCTGCCTTCGCCCTCGCGCTCAAAGCTCTTCGCGTCTGCCCGTTCAAGCTTAACGGCCAGCAGATCGCTCCTGAGAATGTCGAACGATGAAGCAAAAGGAGATACCAATGAATAGCGAATACAAACTCACGCTGTCGCCGAAAACTATACACAACGCAGAACCCAGAGCCAAAGCATTACTGGAAAAGGTTAAGGCGCAATTAGGCTTCATTCCGAACATGTATTCGGGCATGGTAAACAGCCCCGGGTTACTTGAGACTTATATGGACGGCTATGATCGATTCCGCAAGGGTTCTGACTTAACCCCGGCTGAGCAGGAGGTAGTGCTTCTAACAATCAGCGCTCGCAATGGCTGCGATTACTGCGTGGCGGCTCACAGCATGATCGCCGACCGAATGTCCAAAGTACCACCTCAAGTGACCGAGGCCATTCGCAAAGGACAGAAGATTCCTGACTTGAAGCTCGGGGCGCTTAGCACCTTCACGGAAACGATAGTAGCCAAACGCGGTTTGCCATCGAAGTCCGATGTAGCGGCCTTTCTAGGCGCAGGCTATGAGGAGCGGCACATGCTGGAGATCATCCTTGCCATCGCGGTGAAAACGATCAGCAACTATTCTAACCACTTATTCCACACACCGCTCGATGAGATGTTCGCCAGCTACGAATGGAAAAAGTCTGAGTGATTATCTTTTAGCCTGGAAAATGATTGACTCGGGATGAAAACTTAGCCAGCCATCTCTATAAGCAAGTACTCCGGGTAAAAGATTTCCCTTTGCATCTTCTGCCCAAGCTGTGAAGGCCTCTTTTTTGTAATAGAGTGTGATGTCTTGGCCGCCAAGTTTGAACGGATAAGGCGCAACTACCTTTTCGAGTTCAGAAAAGGGGAAATATGCAGCTTTCCCGTTGATAACGATCCCCAGACCAAGAACAGAGGTATCGTGCGTTCGGACAGGTTCTGCCGGGGGACTGGAACCAGGTCGCCGATTGCGATACAAATAAGGCTTCCCCTCTTCACTCGGCTTGACCATGACGACAGTGCCGGGATATTGTTCGCGCCAGTGTCCCCAGGTTGTTTGAAGAGAAGCAATCGCGTTCAGGGGAGTTCCTTTCAACAGACCGCTGATTGCCTTGCCATCCAGCTGTGACCACAAACTATTTGTTTCACGATCGACCAACAACAGATTGTCTTTCATCAGCCCTTGCGCAAAGTCAAACGTTAAGTCTCTTTCGTTCGTCCTGCGAGTGTACACGACACCCGATCCGGTGAGCGGTCACCAGGACGGAGCTAGCAAATTCTCACCGATTCTCTGGTTTACGATTTCGAACATCGCCAGGAAACGGATTGGAAACGCGATGGCACGACCATCTACAACAACCCCAAGAACGAGATCATCCTCTTTCAGATTCGCTTCGTCAGGAGAAACTACAGGCAGGTCTACAGGCGCTTCGTGAACGGGGATTTCCGCTTCTTCCGCAGGGCCGCCTGGTCGCGTTTGCACAAAACCCTTCACTGTTCTGGACTTCTCGTTGGAAGCTTCGGCGTAAACAACGGAAGGAGCCAGACTTCCTATCAGAAGAGCGAAAACGAGATGAACCTTAAACATGGGTTTCCTCCTTTACATCCTGACCGCATTGCCGCGCTTTAGACTATTGATTTGCAGATACAAGTTGCGAACAGCCGGGTCGTCAGGAAAGTCGTGATAAAGAGCACAGATTTCCATCAGCGCACGATCAAAGTGACCGGTCTTTAAGGCAATATTCAGCAGAAGCAAACACCGCTCGTTTGATTTCGGCTGCATTCTCTCCGCCTGATCGCAGAGGAGAAAAGCTTTTTCTCCGTCATTCAATTTGTAATAGCAGTAGCCCAGGAGGTAAAGCGAGGCTGAATGAGGAGAGTCATTCAATATCTTCTGGAATACGATTGACGCTTGATAGTATTGGCCAGCCTTAAAGAGTGTTATCCCTTCGTTGTAGACCTGGTTTAAACCGGTGGAGAGCTGAGTAGACGTTTTCTCCAAGCCGGCAAAATCAACTTCACTTGGCTCCTTGATGACCGCAAGCTCACGCAGTTCTTTGCCCGGGAAACTTGCCTTATGCTTCTGCCACAGCAACAAGGAGGATAGGAGCATGAAGACGACAGCGGCTGCAACGGACGCATGTAGAAACCACTTCTTACCAGAAAGGGAAAAATTGATCGGACGCGACTGTTCAATGCTTCTGAGCCAGTCTGTTTCCTCCCTGCAAAGTGGACATTGTTCCAGATGATTCCCAATTCTTTGCTTTTCTTCCATGGAGATTACATTCGGATCAAAAAGGAAAATATCTAGAATTTCACTTGACGGACAAACGGCAAATGGAACCGTTTGATTACTGAAATCTTCTGTCCCGCTTAGCTCATCTGAGAATTTCGAACAATATGCACATCTGTTTAGATGCCGCTCCATTTCGGTGGCTGCCGCTTGTGCCAACTCGTG
The bacterium DNA segment above includes these coding regions:
- the trxA gene encoding thioredoxin: MKDDEKLTAITDENFNAEVLQSPLPTLVDFWADWCGPCHIMGHVIEELATEFSGRIKVGKLNVDYNRISTDRYGIRSIPTLLFFRGDQIVDLVIGAVPKSEIVEKLNALLEKERV
- a CDS encoding RNA polymerase sigma factor, whose protein sequence is MNTMQLTFPQVGIAAAKPIVEQEAELLRSARAGDTVACEKIFVTFLKTSKSIAGLLRQHLPNPEDREEMLHEIYLRLISSNNVFRGESRLSTYIFRVARITLFQKFRRENTIKRGRLFRIISDDAPSVADGIQSSPEYTYRMKEIREILSDLIARLPESYAEAIYLRVMEDLSYDEIGMKLSLPSNIVATRIFKGKKILMERLAEIGIISKS
- a CDS encoding redoxin domain-containing protein — encoded protein: MNSESKMTGDAGRRYRFEHLSLPMVVRDLYFRKVDPGPGERVPEFDLPIVGGGRFKSSDLAETGPALLIFGSSTCPVTDNAAPGLKELYLRFGPHVRFVMVNVREAHPGKAFPQPRTIDAKMRHAERLRKIHGFEFEVAVDDVDGTLHRALGPKPNSAYVLGVDGTILFRAHWANDTKPLAAALDAIVAGKSPGRSQSNGLIKPMLRMLCNIAPALYRAGDGSWGDMWRVAPPLAAFALALKALRVCPFKLNGQQIAPENVER
- a CDS encoding carboxymuconolactone decarboxylase family protein; this encodes MNSEYKLTLSPKTIHNAEPRAKALLEKVKAQLGFIPNMYSGMVNSPGLLETYMDGYDRFRKGSDLTPAEQEVVLLTISARNGCDYCVAAHSMIADRMSKVPPQVTEAIRKGQKIPDLKLGALSTFTETIVAKRGLPSKSDVAAFLGAGYEERHMLEIILAIAVKTISNYSNHLFHTPLDEMFASYEWKKSE